In Ascochyta rabiei chromosome 18, complete sequence, one DNA window encodes the following:
- a CDS encoding Exodeoxyribonuclease I: MSIYQQWPEGALPAFGRTSSSYMLFPSFFRMTDPASKAGTLKNATSALSAEKARWPLAFKIQPQAPQGSSAFGVPWTNRKPTKTWWSHVLYRGPNNERVKILYSKTKADSEVLARQFLGEEVVGFDMEWPWDDWKRANKLQNKIGLIQVATEDKVALFHIGLHTGETTDDILAPSLRKLIESASIGKIGVGILNADFARLSKYFKVHPKAAIELSHLHRLVTFGGRKPELVSTKMTSLANQVEQHLGHPLYKGNVRTSDWSQPLSREQIKYAAGDAYAGIMLYHCLNYKRLQMKPTPPLPIHAEKYLGLKVGGIGSLHLEPVEEGGKMMSSAFFFGVATAPEDVSKSREAAKSSGSGGKVPAARSEVIKTRTPSLDPTSQALYEELCLRRTAFAVESQVSEYRVATNLVLTQLAQERPLNSEALLKIKGIGAVQEKRYGRGWIAVISSFMDKEGIRKSERAADVSTETVSKEAVGVALPCTRSRHSRQRARETADSSPAFGTPPRARTRQLHTGLSLALAETGISASASTTEASDDSLPCLDFGDHPWRRSPGAKRKRRESPSQADTPPHQRHEQGVAPSASLRTKTTAASSWKPDSPPQRPLTPRSMVFRNKLIALSRQVARRQQLDASTLVSGKTLELLARRPPQTHEELRRVPGVEGFFRACVETNVDLLERMGRFWPGRVG; the protein is encoded by the coding sequence ATGAGCATCTATCAACAGTGGCCCGAGGGTGCTCTTCCAGCTTTTGGACGCACCAGTTCCTCATACATGCTGTTTCCATCCTTCTTTCGAATGACGGACCCCGCGTCCAAGGCTGGGACTTTGAAAAACGCAACGAGCGCGTTGAGTGCCGAGAAGGCGCGCTGGCCACTCGCATTCAAGATACAACCGCAAGCACCGCAAGGATCATCTGCATTTGGCGTCCCTTGGACGAATCGCAAGCCCACCAAGACATGGTGGAGCCACGTTCTCTATCGAGGACCAAACAACGAGCGGGTCAAGATTCTTTACAGCAAAACCAAGGCAGACTCGGAAGTACTGGCTCGACAATTTCTCGGAGAAGAAGTGGTTGGCTTCGATATGGAATGGCCTTGGGACGACTGGAAGAGAGCGAACAAGCTGCAGAACAAGATTGGGTTGATTCAAGTTGCGACCGAAGACAAAGTCGCTCTCTTTCACATCGGTCTGCACACCGGCGAAACCACCGACGACATCCTCGCTCCATCGTTGCGCAAGCTCATTGAGAGCGCGAGCATTGGGAAGATCGGTGTCGGCATCCTGAATGCAGACTTTGCCCGATTGAGCAAGTACTTCAAGGTGCATCCAAAAGCCGCAATCGAGCTCAGTCATCTACACCGTCTCGTCACGTTTGGAGGACGCAAGCCAGAGCTTGTGTCGACGAAGATGACGAGCCTTGCCAATCAAGTCGAACAGCATCTCGGACACCCGCTCTATAAGGGCAATGTCAGGACCTCGGACTGGAGCCAACCATTGTCACGGGAGCAGATCAAATATGCCGCCGGAGATGCGTACGCGGGGATCATGCTGTACCATTGCCTAAACTACAAGCGACTACAGATGAAGCCTACGCCGCCTCTGCCCATCCACGCGGAGAAGTACCTGGGCTTGAAGGTTGGTGGGATTGGCTCGCTGCATCTGGAGCCCGTGGAAGAAGGCGGCAAGATGATGAGCTCGGCATTCTTTTTTGGTGTTGCCACTGCGCCAGAAGACGTGTCAAAATCGAGGGAGGCTGCGAAGAGCTCAGGAAGTGGAGGGAAAGTGCCTGCAGCCCGCAGCGAGGTGATCAAGACTAGAACACCTTCTCTAGATCCTACTTCACAGGCTCTTTACGAAGAGTTGTGCCTCCGGCGCACAGCGTTTGCTGTGGAGAGCCAGGTGTCGGAATACCGCGTTGCAACGAATCTAGTCCTCACGCAGCTTGCACAAGAGCGTCCGCTGAACAGCGAGGCGCTGTTGAAGATCAAGGGTATCGGGGCCGTGCAAGAGAAGCGCTATGGCCGCGGCTGGATCGCGGTCATCTCCTCGTTCATGGACAAAGAGGGAATTCGTAAGTCTGAACGTGCCGCCGACGTATCCACCGAGACAGTCTCGAAAGAGGCGGTCGGCGTAGCGCTTCCTTGTACACGTAGTCGCCACTCGAGACAGCGAGCGCGCGAGACAGCCGACTCGTCGCCTGCTTTCGGTACACCTCCACGAGCACGCACACGGCAGTTGCACACGGGGCTGTCCCTCGCGCTGGCAGAAACAGGGATATCAGCGAGTGCTTCGACGACCGAGGCATCAGACGACAGCCTGCCATGCTTGGATTTCGGCGACCATCCATGGCGGAGAAGCCCAGGCGCGAAGCGAAAACGGAGGGAAAGCCCAAGCCAAGCAGACACGCCCCCCCACCAGCGGCACGAACAAGGCGTCGCTCCAAGCGCCTCGCTGAGAACGAAGACGACCGCAGCCAGCTCATGGAAACCCGACTCTCCACCGCAGCGACCCCTCACGCCGCGCTCCATGGTCTTCCGCAACAAGCTCATCGCGCTCAGCCGGCAGGTGGCGCGCAGACAGCAGCTCGATGCCTCGACGCTCGTGTCGGGCAAGACGCTGGAGCTGCTCGCTCGGCGGCCGCCGCAGACGCACGAGGAGCTTCGACGGGTGCCGGGTGTTGAGGGGTTTTTCCGTGCGTGTGTGGAGACGAATGTGGATTTGCTGGAGAGGATGGGGAGGTTTTGGCCGGGGCGTGTTGGGTAG
- a CDS encoding transcriptional regulator opi1, giving the protein MQQQQQQQQQQQQQRPAPPAYVQHEPESFQLPSPPTHAPTRGANARLPGLKALDLPEATAARHSPRSSMERSPRSQADGPALHSAALPKLPDAHPVDLGSPMDTASVLSAHDEPAPRRDTSVSMDDPDVRLAAEALSGLGNPGALSSIAHRILRPGVRPHVRPHVRPHVRPMSAPMSAPMSASMAAREPTAEPQQPMLSLLTSNHPWLGGTISGSLAAYNLTKDYSPRFVKYGAELVERNVGSPMVNTVSSVGRRTGMEKNLRRYLGEHHRRPSDLEHGDADADAPRKRHRAASPAAHAMDLDLRTCSRARRGSHSSYAESLPAYDDHRSPSYEENATMTDAEPTPTAKEPERRQAHAAHHPRVPWSTQLIMTTSGLGVALSAASLRSLRQCLHLLRAATSHIDSVMRALKLVLDEYEAALRQRRSTDADHTHDLHSRTGEDEDAQVRRIAEKIKSLSSDIWQTLQGVVHSVSRHTGGALPQNASQVVRTQLLSVPQRWQLAGRRTAAAPTDEEAGEGEAVRGANRMLAFAMEGLDMMGQITTVVDGTVQSAESWLARIGRAPPPSRNGESSAEKRQIGHAPYPADEKR; this is encoded by the exons atgcagcaacagcagcagcagcagcaacagcagcaacagcaacgcCCCGCACCGCCCGCGTACGTCCAGCACGAGCCCGAGTCCTTCCAGCTGCCCTCACCGCCCACACATGCGCCCACCCGCGGCGCCAACGCCAGGCTGCCGGGCCTCAAGGCGCTGGACCTGCCCGAGGCCACCGCCGCCCGTCACTCCCCGCGCAGCTCCATGGAGCGGAGCCCGCGATCCCAGGCCGACGGTCCTGCCCTGCACAGCGCGGCCCTGCCCAAGCTGCCCGACGCCCACCCCGTCGACCTGGGCAGCCCCATGGACACGGCGAGCGTCCTGAGCGCCCACGACGAGCCCGCCCCCCGCCGCGACACGAGCGTCAGCATGGACGACCCTGACGTGCGCCTGGCCGCCGAGGCCCTGAGCGGACTGGGCAATCCAGGTGC ACTTTCTTCGATCGCCCACCGCATCCTCCGCCCCGGTGTCCGCCCCCATGTCCGCCCCCATGTCCGCCCCCATGTCCGCCCCATGTCCGCCCCCATGTCCGCCCCCATGTCCGCCTCCATGGCCGCCCGCGAGCCCACGGCCGAGCCCCAGCAGCCCATGCTCTCCCTCCTGACCTCCAACCACCCCTGGCTCGGCGGCACCATCAGCGGCTCCCTGGCCGCCTACAACCTGACCAAGGACTACTCGCCGCGCTTCGTCAAGTACGGCGCCGAGCTCGTCGAGCGCAACGTCGGCTCGCCCATGGTCAACACCGTCTCCTCGGTCGGACGCCGCACAGGCATGGAGAAGAACCTGCGCCGCTACCTGGGCGAGCACCACCGCCGTCCGAGTGACCTCGAGCACGGCGACGCCGACGCAGACGCCCCGCGCAAGCGCCACCGAGCTGCCAGCCCTGCCGCCCATGCCATGGACCTCGACTTGCGCACGTGCTCTCGCGCACGCCGCGGCTCGCACTCGTCCTACGCCGAATCCCTGCCTGCCTACGACGACCACCGCTCCCCCAGCTACGAGGAGAACGCTACCATGACCGACGCCGAGCCCACGCCCACCGCCAAGGAGCCAGAGAGGCGCCAGGCGCACGCAGCCCACCACCCCCGCGTGCCCTGGTCGACCCAGCTCATCATGACCACTTCGGGTCTCGGCGTCGCTCTCTCCGCTGCCTCCCTGCGCTCCTTGAGGCAGTGTCTGCACCTCCTGCGCGCCGCCACATCACACATCGACAGCGTCATGCGCGCGCTCAAACTCGTCCTCGACGAGTACGAGGCCGCCCTGCGCCAACGGCGCTCCACCGATGCCGACCACACCCACGACCTCCACTCCCGCACAGGCGAAGACGAGGACGCCCAGGTGCGGAGGATCGCAGAGAAGATCAAGTCCCTCTCCAGCGACATCTGGCAAACCCTCCAGGGCGTCGTGCACTCCGTCTCGCGCCACACCGGCGGCGCGCTGCCGCAAAACGCCTCTCAGGTCGTGCGAACCCAGCTGCTCTCCGTGCCGCAGCGCTGGCAGCTGGCAGGCCGACGCACCGCCGCCGCACCCACCGACGAAGAggcgggcgagggcgaggccGTCCGAGGCGCCAACCGCATGCTGGCCTTTGCCATGGAGGGGCTGGACATGATGGGCCAAATCACCACCGTCGTCGACGGCACCGTCCAGTCCGCCGAGAGCTGGCTGGCCCGCATCGGCCGCGCGCCCCCACCCTCCCGCAACGGCGAGAGCAGTGCCGAGAAGAGGCAGATCGGGCACGCCCCCTACCCTGCCGACGAGAAGCGGTAG